A window of the Methanoculleus horonobensis genome harbors these coding sequences:
- the hemL gene encoding glutamate-1-semialdehyde 2,1-aminomutase, with translation MKSSDLFARAKVLMPGGVSSPVRAIKPYPFYVERAAGSHLATVDGADLIDCCLGYGPLILGHAHPAIREAIERQLEKGWLYGTPTPLELDLAGIITSDHPAVDMVRFVSSGSEATMAAIRLARGYTGKQDIIKVEGGFHGAHDAVLVKAGSGATTLGVPDSAGVLASLTAHTRQVPYNDTEALEALLAGNDDVAAFILEPIMGNVGPVLPDDGYLADVREITAAHDVLLILDEVITGYRIGIGGAEVLYGIKPDLATFGKIIGGGLPIGAFGGRREIMELVAPAGPVYQAGTFSGNPASLAAGYAALRHLHEHPEIYRRLDDATRAIGEVAADAGRGTFVRIGSLFKHFFRSEPPRDYREVKECDTVAFSRFWRGMLEAGIFLPPSQFETNFLSAAHTEQDIEQIADAYGSCLFG, from the coding sequence ATGAAGAGCAGTGACCTTTTCGCCCGCGCGAAAGTCCTGATGCCGGGCGGGGTCAGCAGCCCTGTCCGGGCAATCAAACCCTACCCGTTCTACGTGGAGCGCGCTGCAGGGTCGCACCTTGCGACCGTCGACGGAGCCGACCTCATCGACTGCTGCCTCGGCTACGGCCCCCTCATCCTCGGCCACGCGCACCCCGCGATCCGGGAGGCGATCGAGCGCCAGCTCGAGAAGGGGTGGCTCTACGGCACGCCGACGCCGCTCGAACTCGACCTTGCGGGAATCATCACCAGCGATCATCCCGCGGTCGATATGGTGCGGTTCGTCTCGTCGGGCTCCGAAGCGACGATGGCCGCGATCCGGCTCGCCCGCGGCTACACGGGGAAGCAGGACATTATCAAGGTCGAAGGCGGGTTCCACGGCGCCCATGATGCGGTCCTGGTGAAGGCCGGGTCGGGGGCGACCACGCTTGGGGTGCCCGACTCCGCGGGCGTCCTCGCGAGCCTCACGGCGCACACCCGGCAGGTCCCCTACAACGATACGGAGGCGCTGGAAGCCCTCCTCGCCGGAAACGACGACGTCGCCGCGTTCATCCTCGAGCCAATCATGGGGAACGTCGGCCCGGTCCTCCCCGACGACGGCTACCTCGCCGACGTCCGGGAGATCACCGCCGCCCACGACGTCCTCCTCATCCTCGACGAGGTGATCACCGGCTACCGGATCGGGATCGGCGGCGCGGAAGTTCTCTACGGGATAAAGCCGGATCTCGCCACGTTCGGCAAGATCATCGGCGGCGGCCTCCCCATCGGGGCGTTCGGGGGACGGCGCGAGATCATGGAACTGGTCGCCCCCGCAGGCCCGGTCTACCAGGCCGGAACCTTCAGCGGCAACCCGGCGAGCCTTGCGGCAGGGTACGCGGCGCTTCGCCACCTGCACGAGCACCCGGAGATCTACCGGCGGCTCGACGATGCCACGCGGGCGATCGGGGAAGTCGCTGCGGATGCGGGCAGGGGAACATTCGTCAGGATAGGCTCGCTCTTCAAGCACTTCTTCCGCAGCGAGCCGCCGCGAGACTACCGCGAGGTCAAGGAGTGCGACACGGTGGCGTTCTCGCGGTTCTGGCGAGGGATGCTCGAGGCCGGGATCTTCCTCCCGCCGTCGCAGTTCGAGACGAACTTCCTCTCGGCCGCGCACACGGAACAGGATATCGAACAGATAGCGGACGCATACGGATCATGTCTCTTCGGATAG
- a CDS encoding carbonic anhydrase encodes MIDKFLEGNKRFQEEDFSKDPEHYGPLASGQSPVILWIGCSDSRVDPERITGSKAGEIFVQRNIGNIVPVHDWNFATVLEYALNHLKVGDIVICGHSDCGAIKGLDVESSDAYIPLWLNNAKEAKRRVESRMQVPQTPEEENIRRRLIEIENVGLQLEHLRTYPPVMAAEKEGRVRLHGLYFDLATGELKKIF; translated from the coding sequence ATGATCGATAAATTCCTTGAAGGTAACAAGCGCTTCCAGGAGGAAGACTTTTCAAAAGATCCGGAGCATTACGGGCCGCTGGCGTCAGGCCAGAGCCCGGTGATCCTCTGGATCGGGTGCTCGGACTCACGAGTGGATCCCGAACGTATCACGGGTTCCAAGGCCGGCGAGATCTTCGTGCAGCGGAACATCGGCAACATCGTCCCGGTTCACGACTGGAACTTCGCGACCGTGCTCGAATACGCGCTCAATCACCTCAAAGTCGGGGATATCGTCATCTGCGGGCACTCGGACTGCGGTGCCATAAAGGGGCTCGACGTCGAGAGCAGCGATGCATATATCCCGCTCTGGCTCAACAACGCCAAAGAGGCGAAACGCCGCGTTGAGTCCCGGATGCAGGTGCCGCAAACCCCGGAGGAAGAGAATATCCGGCGGAGGCTCATCGAGATCGAGAACGTCGGCCTGCAACTCGAGCACCTCCGCACCTATCCGCCGGTCATGGCTGCTGAAAAAGAGGGGCGGGTTCGGCTCCACGGCCTGTACTTCGACCTTGCGACCGGAGAGTTGAAGAAGATATTCTAA
- the carB gene encoding carbamoyl-phosphate synthase large subunit — MPKKSHIKKVLIIGSGPIQIGQAAEFDFSGSQACRALREEGVEVVLVNSNPATIQTDPDTADVIYIEPLKAELIAKIIAKEKPDGILSGMGGQTGLNMTAELAEMGALEGVEILGTPLEAIYRGEDREQFRDLMNAIGEPVPRSMILEHMNQIDEAIREVGLPAIIRPAYTLGGSGGGVAHTLEEMRRICELGLARSRIHQVLVEESVAGWKEIEFEVMRDASDTCIIVCGMENVDPMGIHTGESVVVAPILTLRDDEFQTLRTAAIKIIRALDVQGGCNIQFAYKDGDYRIIEVNPRVSRSSALASKATGYPIARVAAKIAIGLRLDEIMNTVTGVTPASFEPAIDYVVVKVPRWPFDKFKSADRTLTTAMKSTGEVMAIGRTVEEAFKKALRSLDNDMQRHTSPSEIRMILTSPTDERFGCLFDAFRVGFTVGEVAELTAITPFFLEKIKNIVDLERKLETDFEPEDVRVARRHGFSDEDLLALTEKTAAEIEALGGTPTYKMVDTCAAEFPATTPYFYSTWEEGCELVRGDAKKVLILGSGPIRIGQGIEFDYCTVHAVMALREEEGIEVHIVNNNPETVSTDADTSDRLFFEPMQLEDVMNILKKDDYYGVMVQFGGQNSVNLAVPLEAEIKRLDLPTKILGTSPDAMDVAEDRDRFSRLLTRLGIPSPANSSAYSEEEARRMAGEIGYPVLVRPSYVLGGRAMELVHDEAELESYIKEAVRVSRKHPVLIDSFLQNAVEIDVDAVSDGTDVLIGGIMEHIEWAGVHSGDSACVIPPQSLTPSVIARVRDYTKKIALGLGVVGLINIQYAVRNDVLYVLEANPRASRTVPFVAKATGIALAKIAAKVMVGRKLADMGITEPEIEHVAVKEVLLPFNKLPGVDTVLGPEMKSTGEVMGIDYDFGRAYYKASTAADNTLPTSGNVFISVTDEQKEELLPVARKLRELGLSLYGTSGTVDFLTQNGVEANLVRKVQEGSPNVIDAMRSGSIRLIINTPADKASRQDHIQIMRAAVDYGIPYITTLQAARAAAMAIDAIQREEITLEPLGHYHGLM, encoded by the coding sequence ATGCCGAAGAAATCTCATATCAAGAAAGTTCTCATCATCGGTTCCGGCCCAATCCAGATCGGGCAGGCGGCCGAGTTCGACTTCTCGGGGTCGCAGGCCTGCCGCGCGCTCCGGGAGGAGGGCGTCGAGGTCGTCCTCGTCAACTCGAACCCCGCGACGATCCAGACCGATCCCGATACGGCGGACGTCATCTACATCGAGCCGTTGAAGGCCGAACTCATCGCGAAGATCATCGCAAAAGAGAAGCCTGACGGGATCCTGAGCGGCATGGGCGGCCAGACCGGCCTCAACATGACCGCGGAACTCGCGGAGATGGGTGCGCTCGAGGGCGTCGAGATCCTCGGGACACCGCTCGAGGCGATCTACCGGGGCGAAGACCGGGAGCAGTTCCGCGACCTGATGAACGCCATCGGCGAGCCCGTCCCCCGGAGCATGATCCTCGAGCACATGAACCAGATCGACGAGGCGATCCGCGAGGTCGGCCTTCCGGCGATCATCCGGCCGGCCTATACTCTCGGCGGCTCCGGCGGCGGCGTGGCGCACACGCTTGAAGAGATGCGGCGGATATGCGAGCTCGGGCTCGCCCGCTCCCGGATCCACCAGGTGCTCGTGGAAGAGAGCGTCGCCGGGTGGAAGGAGATCGAGTTCGAGGTGATGCGCGACGCGTCCGATACCTGCATCATCGTCTGCGGCATGGAGAACGTCGACCCGATGGGCATCCACACCGGCGAGAGCGTCGTCGTCGCGCCGATCCTCACCCTGCGGGATGACGAGTTCCAGACGCTCCGGACAGCTGCGATAAAGATCATCCGGGCGCTCGACGTCCAGGGCGGATGCAATATCCAGTTCGCCTACAAAGACGGCGATTACCGGATCATCGAGGTGAACCCCCGGGTCTCGCGGTCGTCCGCGCTCGCCTCCAAAGCGACCGGCTACCCGATCGCCCGGGTCGCGGCGAAGATCGCGATCGGGCTTCGGCTCGACGAGATCATGAACACCGTGACCGGCGTCACCCCGGCATCCTTCGAGCCTGCCATCGACTACGTGGTGGTGAAGGTGCCGCGGTGGCCGTTCGACAAGTTCAAGTCGGCGGATCGGACGCTCACGACGGCGATGAAGAGCACGGGTGAAGTGATGGCAATCGGGCGGACGGTCGAGGAGGCGTTCAAGAAGGCGCTCCGATCGCTCGACAACGATATGCAGCGGCACACGAGCCCGAGCGAGATCCGGATGATCCTGACGTCCCCGACGGACGAGCGGTTCGGGTGCCTCTTCGATGCCTTCCGCGTGGGGTTCACGGTCGGTGAGGTTGCCGAACTCACGGCGATCACGCCGTTCTTCCTCGAGAAGATCAAGAACATCGTCGATCTCGAGCGGAAACTCGAGACCGACTTCGAACCGGAGGATGTCAGGGTCGCCCGGCGCCACGGTTTCTCGGACGAAGACCTCCTGGCGCTGACGGAGAAGACCGCCGCCGAGATCGAGGCGCTCGGAGGAACCCCGACCTACAAGATGGTGGACACCTGCGCCGCCGAGTTCCCGGCGACGACGCCCTACTTCTATTCCACCTGGGAGGAGGGATGCGAGCTCGTCCGGGGCGACGCGAAGAAGGTGCTGATCCTCGGTTCCGGGCCGATCCGGATCGGCCAGGGGATCGAGTTCGACTACTGCACCGTCCACGCGGTGATGGCGCTTCGCGAAGAAGAGGGGATCGAGGTTCATATCGTCAACAACAACCCCGAGACGGTCTCGACCGACGCCGACACCTCCGACCGGCTCTTCTTCGAGCCGATGCAGCTTGAGGACGTCATGAACATCCTCAAGAAGGATGATTACTACGGCGTCATGGTTCAGTTCGGCGGCCAGAACTCGGTGAACCTGGCCGTACCGCTGGAAGCGGAGATCAAACGTCTCGATCTCCCGACGAAGATCCTCGGTACGTCGCCCGACGCCATGGACGTGGCGGAAGACCGCGACCGGTTCAGCCGGCTTCTCACCCGGCTCGGTATCCCGAGCCCGGCGAACAGTTCCGCCTACTCGGAGGAGGAGGCGCGGAGGATGGCCGGCGAGATCGGCTACCCGGTGCTGGTCCGGCCGTCCTACGTCCTCGGCGGCCGGGCGATGGAACTCGTCCACGACGAGGCCGAACTCGAGAGTTACATCAAGGAGGCCGTCCGGGTGAGCCGGAAGCACCCGGTGCTGATCGACTCCTTCCTCCAGAACGCCGTCGAGATCGATGTCGACGCGGTCTCTGACGGGACGGACGTCCTGATCGGCGGCATCATGGAGCACATCGAGTGGGCGGGCGTCCACTCCGGCGACTCGGCCTGCGTCATACCGCCGCAGTCCCTCACGCCCTCGGTGATCGCGCGGGTGCGGGACTACACGAAGAAGATCGCTCTCGGCCTTGGGGTCGTCGGCCTGATCAACATCCAGTATGCCGTCAGGAATGACGTGCTCTACGTCCTGGAGGCGAACCCGCGTGCGAGCCGGACGGTGCCGTTCGTCGCGAAGGCGACGGGCATCGCGCTCGCGAAGATCGCGGCGAAGGTGATGGTGGGGCGGAAACTCGCCGATATGGGTATCACCGAGCCCGAGATCGAGCACGTCGCGGTCAAAGAGGTGCTCCTGCCCTTCAACAAACTCCCCGGCGTCGACACCGTCCTCGGGCCGGAGATGAAGAGCACCGGCGAGGTGATGGGGATCGATTACGACTTCGGCCGCGCCTACTACAAGGCGAGCACTGCTGCAGACAACACCCTGCCGACAAGCGGAAACGTCTTCATCTCGGTGACGGACGAGCAGAAGGAGGAACTCCTGCCGGTCGCCCGCAAACTCCGGGAACTCGGCCTCTCCCTCTACGGGACGAGCGGGACGGTCGACTTCCTCACCCAGAACGGCGTCGAGGCGAACCTTGTGCGGAAGGTTCAGGAAGGCTCCCCGAACGTCATCGACGCGATGCGTTCCGGCAGCATCCGGCTGATCATCAACACCCCGGCGGACAAGGCGTCCCGGCAGGACCACATCCAGATCATGCGGGCCGCCGTCGATTACGGCATACCCTACATCACCACCCTCCAGGCGGCGCGGGCGGCGGCAATGGCGATCGACGCCATCCAGCGCGAGGAGATCACCCTCGAGCCGCTCGGGCACTACCACGGGCTGATGTAA
- a CDS encoding flavodoxin family protein yields the protein MSESAAEKIRTIETPEGTFTLRLVRDDLGKIYPGMLRYTVEVLRGTETVYTYAINTYESGRQGSLFDTRMAAEIVFARLAHDVASRPRLYTRPRPFTRPLPGTGTAEVVILQGSPRRFGNSAKVASWCDDEAAQSGLTSRIFYLQEMDIRPCIGCYVCYDQGYCPVEDDMPPIIRALEAASVIVVCTPVYTGTVPAPLKAMMDRCQWLHAREKILGKELHARGLLVAVAGRRGSEPFVCVTRVVGMFMENLGIRPADPVLIGDLDRARDVETIGGVEEGVREALSALLASRNER from the coding sequence ATGAGCGAGAGCGCGGCGGAGAAGATCCGGACCATCGAGACACCGGAAGGGACGTTCACGCTCAGGCTCGTCCGCGACGACCTGGGGAAGATCTATCCGGGCATGCTCCGGTATACCGTCGAGGTTCTCCGCGGCACCGAGACGGTCTACACCTACGCGATCAACACCTACGAGAGCGGACGCCAGGGCAGCCTCTTCGACACCCGGATGGCGGCGGAGATCGTCTTCGCCCGGCTCGCGCACGACGTGGCGTCCCGCCCACGCCTCTACACCCGGCCACGGCCCTTCACCCGCCCCCTCCCGGGCACCGGGACGGCCGAGGTCGTCATCCTGCAGGGGAGCCCGCGCCGGTTCGGGAACTCCGCGAAAGTTGCGTCCTGGTGCGACGACGAGGCCGCACAGTCAGGCCTCACGTCCCGGATCTTCTACCTGCAGGAGATGGACATCCGTCCGTGCATCGGCTGCTACGTCTGCTACGACCAGGGTTACTGCCCGGTCGAGGACGACATGCCCCCGATCATCCGGGCGCTCGAGGCCGCTTCCGTAATCGTCGTCTGCACCCCGGTCTACACCGGCACCGTCCCGGCGCCCCTCAAAGCGATGATGGATCGCTGCCAGTGGCTCCACGCCCGGGAGAAGATCCTGGGGAAGGAACTGCATGCCCGGGGTCTGCTCGTCGCCGTCGCAGGACGGCGGGGGAGCGAGCCGTTTGTCTGCGTAACGAGAGTTGTGGGGATGTTCATGGAGAACCTGGGCATCCGCCCCGCCGACCCGGTGCTGATCGGCGACCTCGACCGGGCGAGGGACGTGGAAACGATCGGCGGGGTTGAAGAAGGCGTCAGGGAGGCGCTCTCCGCGCTCCTCGCGTCCCGAAACGAAAGATAA
- the hemC gene encoding hydroxymethylbilane synthase: MSLRIGTRGSALALAQTNKVVGILADRGIEAEVVTIATEGDTATGVPLHAIGGQGVFVRALDDAILRGEIDAAVHSMKDIPAARPAGLTCSAVLERDSPADFLVHECPLDAVSVIGSSSTRRRAQLLRDAPSLEVKQLRGNVDTRIRKLREGQYDAIVLAEAGLERLGLTLPGEALPTDRFVPSPNQGTIAVVCRDDPAVAGAFAPLDHAPTRLDVEIERAVMEEVGGGCFTPQGIYCRNGSLIAEVLALDGSRWERIERHVATVGEAREWGRALRVQAAALIREAHAALGIKP, encoded by the coding sequence ATGTCTCTTCGGATAGGCACACGGGGAAGCGCTCTCGCGCTTGCACAGACGAACAAGGTTGTCGGCATCCTCGCCGACCGGGGTATCGAGGCGGAGGTCGTCACGATCGCGACCGAGGGCGACACCGCGACCGGCGTCCCGCTCCACGCCATCGGGGGGCAGGGGGTCTTCGTCCGGGCGCTCGACGACGCCATCCTCCGCGGCGAGATCGACGCCGCGGTGCACAGCATGAAGGACATCCCCGCGGCCCGCCCGGCGGGGCTCACCTGCTCTGCGGTGCTCGAGCGGGACTCGCCGGCGGATTTCCTGGTGCACGAGTGCCCCCTCGATGCGGTCTCTGTCATCGGGTCGTCGAGCACCCGGCGGCGCGCCCAGCTCCTTCGCGACGCCCCGTCGCTTGAGGTGAAACAGCTTCGCGGGAACGTCGACACCCGGATACGGAAACTCCGCGAGGGGCAGTACGACGCCATCGTGCTCGCGGAGGCGGGCCTCGAACGCCTCGGGCTCACGCTGCCGGGAGAAGCCCTCCCCACCGACCGGTTCGTCCCGTCCCCGAACCAGGGGACCATCGCGGTCGTCTGCCGGGACGACCCGGCCGTCGCCGGCGCCTTCGCGCCGCTCGACCACGCGCCGACCCGCCTCGACGTCGAGATCGAGCGTGCCGTCATGGAGGAGGTCGGCGGCGGGTGCTTCACCCCGCAGGGGATCTACTGCCGGAACGGGAGCCTGATCGCCGAGGTGCTCGCGCTCGACGGCTCCCGGTGGGAGCGGATCGAGCGGCACGTCGCGACCGTCGGCGAAGCCCGGGAGTGGGGGCGGGCGCTGCGTGTCCAGGCGGCCGCCCTGATTCGTGAGGCTCATGCGGCACTGGGGATAAAACCATGA
- the ilvD gene encoding dihydroxy-acid dehydratase, with protein sequence MRSETVKTGYQRAPNRALLRSLGVTDREMAQPFIGIANAYNNIVPGHLHLRSISQKVQEGVAAAGGVPFEFGTIAICDGIAMGHEGMRYSLPSRENIADAVELMVEAHRFDGLVCVGTCDKIVPGMLMAAVRCNIPAIVVTGGPMLPGYAAGRELSLIDVFEGVGRVAAGTMSEEELGELECAAMPGCGSCQGLYTANTMACVTEALGLSLPGCAAIPAVDAAKLRIARESGERAVGLVREGVHPREIVTPTSLANAIRVDMALGGSSNTVLHLMAIAREAGVPLDLETFNAVAEATPHICHMQPGGPHSMLALHRAGGIPAILKMLERYLDDAPTVSGRSILEIAGDARVADPEIIKTTDAPVSPAGGLKIVRGSLAPDGAVVKCAAVPEAMWRHRGPARVFDGEDAAMEAILHREIAEGDVIVIRYEGPRGGPGMPEMLSPTSALMGLGYARVALVTDGRFSGGTRGPCIGHIAPEAAVGGPIALVEDGDEIAIDLYAKSLDLAVERATLEERRKAWKPPEKRLTGVLARYAQTVEQANLGAVQR encoded by the coding sequence ATGCGGAGTGAGACGGTAAAGACTGGCTACCAGCGTGCTCCGAACCGGGCGCTGCTCAGGTCGCTCGGCGTCACCGACCGTGAGATGGCTCAGCCCTTCATCGGGATAGCGAACGCATACAACAACATCGTCCCCGGCCACCTCCACCTCCGGTCGATCTCGCAGAAGGTGCAGGAGGGCGTCGCGGCCGCGGGCGGCGTGCCGTTCGAGTTCGGCACCATCGCCATCTGCGACGGGATCGCGATGGGGCACGAAGGGATGCGCTACTCCCTTCCCTCGCGGGAGAACATCGCCGACGCCGTCGAACTGATGGTCGAGGCGCACCGGTTCGACGGTCTGGTCTGCGTCGGCACCTGCGACAAGATCGTCCCCGGCATGCTGATGGCGGCGGTGCGGTGCAACATCCCGGCGATCGTCGTCACCGGCGGCCCGATGCTCCCCGGCTACGCGGCGGGCCGCGAACTCTCCCTCATCGACGTCTTCGAGGGCGTGGGCCGCGTCGCCGCCGGCACGATGAGCGAGGAGGAACTCGGTGAACTCGAATGCGCCGCGATGCCCGGGTGCGGGAGCTGCCAGGGGCTCTACACCGCGAACACCATGGCCTGCGTGACCGAGGCGCTGGGCCTCTCCCTGCCCGGGTGCGCGGCCATTCCCGCGGTCGACGCCGCAAAACTCCGCATAGCCCGGGAGAGCGGGGAGCGGGCGGTCGGCCTTGTCCGGGAAGGTGTCCACCCCCGCGAGATCGTCACCCCGACAAGCCTCGCGAATGCAATAAGGGTCGATATGGCGCTCGGCGGGTCGTCGAACACCGTGCTCCACCTGATGGCCATCGCCCGCGAGGCGGGGGTTCCCCTCGATCTCGAGACCTTCAACGCCGTCGCCGAGGCGACCCCGCACATCTGCCACATGCAGCCCGGAGGACCGCACTCGATGCTCGCCCTCCACCGGGCCGGAGGAATACCTGCGATCTTAAAGATGCTCGAGCGCTACCTCGACGACGCCCCGACGGTCTCGGGCCGATCGATCCTTGAGATCGCGGGAGACGCCCGGGTTGCCGACCCGGAGATCATCAAGACGACCGACGCCCCGGTCAGCCCCGCCGGCGGCCTGAAGATCGTGAGAGGATCGCTCGCCCCCGACGGCGCCGTCGTCAAGTGCGCCGCCGTCCCGGAGGCGATGTGGCGGCACCGGGGGCCGGCACGGGTCTTCGACGGTGAAGACGCCGCGATGGAGGCGATCCTCCACCGCGAGATCGCGGAAGGCGACGTCATTGTGATCCGTTACGAAGGACCGCGGGGAGGGCCCGGGATGCCCGAGATGCTCTCGCCGACCTCGGCACTGATGGGCCTCGGCTACGCCCGGGTCGCCCTGGTGACGGACGGCCGCTTCTCGGGCGGCACCCGCGGCCCCTGCATCGGGCACATCGCGCCCGAGGCCGCGGTCGGCGGGCCGATCGCCCTCGTCGAGGACGGCGACGAGATCGCGATCGACCTCTACGCGAAAAGCCTCGACCTCGCCGTAGAGAGAGCGACCCTCGAGGAGCGGCGGAAGGCCTGGAAACCCCCGGAAAAACGGCTTACCGGCGTGCTCGCCCGCTACGCGCAGACCGTGGAGCAGGCGAACCTCGGCGCCGTCCAGAGGTAA
- the cobA gene encoding uroporphyrinogen-III C-methyltransferase has translation MTGKAYLVGSGPGGLGLMTMKAREVIDGADVILYDQLPGEEILATLPRDAELVDCGKYGGNHTLEQDEIEALMVERVRAGKTVVRLKGGDPFLFGRGGEEVETLREHGIRVEVVPGVTSAIAVPEMVGIPVTHRRYASQATFITGHEDPTKPESALDWEVLARLKGTLVILMGVKNLPAIAAALTANGKDPATPVAIIERGLRPDQRVTVGTLADIADKARAAGVRPPAVIVIGGVVELYEGFER, from the coding sequence ATGACAGGAAAAGCGTATCTCGTGGGGTCCGGCCCGGGCGGGCTCGGCCTCATGACGATGAAGGCCCGCGAGGTGATCGACGGAGCGGACGTGATCCTCTACGACCAACTCCCGGGCGAGGAGATCCTTGCAACCCTCCCGCGGGACGCCGAGCTCGTCGACTGCGGGAAGTACGGCGGGAACCACACCCTTGAACAGGACGAGATCGAGGCGCTGATGGTCGAGCGGGTCAGGGCAGGGAAGACGGTCGTGCGCCTGAAAGGCGGCGACCCCTTCCTCTTCGGACGCGGTGGGGAGGAGGTCGAGACCCTCCGGGAGCACGGTATCAGGGTCGAGGTGGTGCCGGGGGTGACGAGCGCCATCGCCGTCCCGGAGATGGTCGGCATCCCGGTCACCCATCGGCGATATGCGTCGCAGGCGACCTTCATCACCGGCCACGAAGACCCCACGAAACCCGAGTCCGCCCTCGACTGGGAGGTCCTCGCCCGGCTGAAGGGGACCCTCGTCATCCTGATGGGCGTAAAGAACCTCCCCGCCATCGCGGCGGCCCTCACCGCGAACGGCAAAGACCCCGCAACCCCGGTCGCGATCATCGAGCGGGGGCTCCGGCCCGACCAGCGCGTGACGGTCGGGACGCTTGCGGATATCGCCGATAAAGCCCGCGCCGCCGGCGTCCGGCCCCCGGCGGTGATCGTGATAGGGGGGGTTGTGGAGTTGTATGAGGGGTTTGAGAGGTGA
- the carA gene encoding glutamine-hydrolyzing carbamoyl-phosphate synthase small subunit gives MKAVLGLEDGTFVVGDGFGVEGTCSGELVFTTQMTGYMEALTDPSYAGQLLMFTYPLIGNYGVDQQNFESPKVHAQGCVAREIARVPAARPSVAEYFEENGLLGISGVDTRSLTIKTRMVGTLRASLIVGSDDGDEAVMRARAAPPISDVDLIGSVSSPKPYRIAGSGKRIAVIDLGVKRHILESLGHRGADIHVFPHTATPDEVMAAEPDALFITNGPGDPRRATHAIRCVRDLAGEVPVIGICMGIQVAALALGAETYKMKFGHRGTNQPVRYKDGSIYITTQNHGFAVDEETLPEGCAVSYRNVNDGSVEGFENRDLAITCVQFHPEAHGGPRDTEMHFFDRIYREIP, from the coding sequence ATGAAGGCGGTTCTGGGTCTTGAAGACGGAACATTTGTTGTAGGGGATGGTTTTGGCGTTGAGGGGACATGTTCCGGCGAACTCGTCTTCACGACGCAGATGACCGGTTACATGGAGGCATTGACTGATCCCAGTTATGCCGGACAACTTTTGATGTTTACGTATCCCCTCATCGGGAACTATGGTGTAGACCAGCAGAATTTTGAGAGCCCGAAGGTTCACGCGCAGGGCTGCGTTGCGCGCGAGATCGCACGCGTGCCCGCGGCACGACCCTCGGTTGCAGAATATTTTGAAGAGAACGGCCTTCTCGGGATATCGGGCGTCGATACCCGAAGCCTGACGATAAAGACCCGGATGGTCGGCACGCTCAGGGCATCGCTCATCGTCGGCAGCGATGACGGGGACGAGGCGGTCATGCGCGCCCGGGCAGCGCCCCCGATCAGTGACGTCGACCTCATCGGGAGCGTCTCCTCTCCCAAGCCCTACCGGATCGCCGGTTCCGGAAAGCGTATCGCCGTCATCGATCTCGGGGTGAAGCGGCACATTCTCGAGAGCCTCGGCCACCGGGGCGCAGATATCCACGTCTTCCCGCACACCGCCACACCGGACGAGGTGATGGCGGCAGAGCCCGACGCACTCTTCATCACCAACGGCCCCGGCGACCCGAGGAGGGCGACGCACGCCATCCGGTGCGTCCGCGACCTCGCCGGCGAGGTGCCGGTCATCGGGATCTGCATGGGCATTCAGGTCGCCGCGCTCGCGCTCGGCGCCGAGACCTACAAGATGAAGTTCGGACACCGGGGGACGAACCAACCGGTCCGCTACAAGGACGGGAGCATCTACATCACCACGCAGAACCACGGGTTCGCGGTGGACGAAGAGACCCTGCCCGAGGGATGCGCGGTCTCGTACCGGAACGTGAACGACGGCTCGGTCGAGGGGTTCGAGAACCGCGATCTTGCCATCACCTGCGTCCAGTTCCACCCGGAGGCGCACGGCGGCCCCCGGGACACGGAGATGCACTTCTTTGACCGCATATACAGGGAGATTCCATAA